The genomic DNA GACATCAGGGCGAAGTCGCTCGCCGCACGCCACGGCCTGGTGATCGCGGCCGTGCTGGTCCTCGTGGGGGCACTCGCGTTCGGCGGCGCCTTCCTGGTCTACACGAACCCCCCGACGGAGACGGTCACCGAACGCGTCGACCAGCAGCAGTTCGGGACGACCGCGGACACGAGTGCCGTCGTCACCGGGGAGAGCCCGCTGTACGAGCGTGGCGAGCGGCTCCGCGACCGCCCGGTCTACTTCATCAACGCGACCCCGCGGCTGACGCTCGTGACGAACACGTCGGTCCCGCCGGACGCGTCGGCCGCGGTCACCCAGCGCCTGGTGCTAGAGCAGGAGGCGACGCGCGGCGGCGAGCCGTTCTGGGCGTCGCGTCAGGTGCTCTCGGCGACCGACCGACGGGTCGATGACGGCCGGCTCACCACCCGGACGGCGGTCAACATGTCGGCGGTCGTCGACCGCGTGGCCGAGAAGCGCGAGGCCATCGGCGGCATCGGGACCTTCACGACCCGGGTCCGGCTCACGACGACCTACGAGACGGAGACGTACAGCGGCGAACTGGAGACGACGGCACCCGTGGTCGTCACCCGCCGGGCCTACTGGCTGGACGGCTCGCTCGCCGCCAACCGGACGGAGTCACGGACCGTCCGCCGACAGGTCGAGGGGAGTCCCGACACCGGGACGGCCGCCGGCCTGGCCGGCGCCGGCCTGCTCGCCGTCCTGCTCGCCGGCGCCACCGGACTGGTCTACGTCCGTGACCCCGACCTCGACGCGATGGAGACCGAACTGGCGCGCACCCGCTACGACGAGTGGATCTCCCGGGGGGAGATCCCGACGAAGGCCGAGAAGCAGTACATCCGCATCGACACCCTCGAGGACCTGGTCGACATCGCCATCGACTCCGGGAAGCGGGTCATCTACGACGAGGGGTACGACGCGTACGGCGTCGTCGACGCCGACATCGTCTACTACTACACGCCCGGCGAGAACGACTTCGCCGACTGGCTCGGCGTGTGAACGTCGCGTCCTCCCCGGGCACCCACCTCAAGACGTATACCCCGCGCCCACGGAATCACGCGCGGATGCAGCGCTCGCCAGCGACCACGCCACCGGCACGCCGATGACCCTCCGGGAGCGCGCCGCCGACGTCGGCACGGTCCTCGTGGTCGTGCTGGTCGTCGTGCTCCTGTTCGGACAGCTGCTGGGCCAGCCCGTCCTCCTGGGGTACGTCACGACGGGCAGCATGGAGCCCGCGCTCTCACCGGGCGACGGGTTCGTCGCGGTCCCCTCGGTCGTCGCGGGCGACCCCGCGCCGGGCGACGTGGTCGTGTTCCGCGCCGAGGAGGTCCAGGGCGGGGGCCTCACGACCCACCGGGTCGTCGACGAGACGCCCGAAGGGTACGTCACGAAGGGCGACGCCAACCCGTTCACCGACCAGGACGGCGGGGAACCGCCCGTGACCGAGGACCGTATCGTCGCACACGCGTTCCAGTTCGGGGGGAGCGTCGTCGCCATCCCGTTCCTCGGTGACGCCGTCGGCGGCCTCCAGGCGCTGGTGGCGGTGCCGTTCTCGATATTCGGCGCCGGTAGCTCCGGGACCGTCCTCGTGTTCGCCGGCATCGCGCTGTTCGTCCTCGCGGGCGCGCTCGGGGAGGGCCGGCAGACCGACCGGTCGCGCGACCGCGCGAACGTCCTGCGCGCGTGGACCGTCGTCCTGTTCGTCGCCGTCGTGCTCACGGGCGCGGCGACGGCGGGGATGGTGCTCCCGTCGGGCACGCACGACGTCGAGTTCGCCGTCGCCGAGGACCCCGGCGAGGACCCGCAGGTCGCCCGTCCCGGCGGGACGGCGTCGCTCAGCTACGAGGTCCACAACGGCGGCGCCATGCCGGTGCTGGTGATGACCGACCCCCTGGCGTCCGGGACGACCACGGACCCGAACCGGGCGACACTGGGCTTCGACCAGCGCACCTCGGTCACCGTCCGGATGGACGCCCCCCGCCGGGAGGGGACCTACACCCGCCCGGTCCGGGAGTCGCGCTACCTGCTCGTCCTGCCACCCGGGCTGCTGGCCGCGCTCCACCGGGTTGACCCGCTGCTCGCGCTGCTCGCGGTCGATACCGTCGTGGCCGGCTTCGTCGTCACGGGCGGCGTGGCGATATTCGGAACGGGCTACTTCCGGATGCGCGCGACGCCGAACGTGCCGCTGTCGGTGCGGGCTCGGCGAAGGTGGCGGCAGTTCCGGCGGTAGCCCCCGTTGCGGCGCTCCCACCGTCCGCCGCCTTACGCAGTCGCGGTCTTCGTCTCGCTGTCGGTATTCCCGTCGGCGTCGTAGCCGACGACATCCAGCGTGTACGTCTCGCCGGACTGGAGCTGGTAGTCGGGGTCGTCCGGCTGGATGGTGATCTTCTTGACG from Haloglomus litoreum includes the following:
- a CDS encoding DUF5305 family protein, coding for MSLDIRAKSLAARHGLVIAAVLVLVGALAFGGAFLVYTNPPTETVTERVDQQQFGTTADTSAVVTGESPLYERGERLRDRPVYFINATPRLTLVTNTSVPPDASAAVTQRLVLEQEATRGGEPFWASRQVLSATDRRVDDGRLTTRTAVNMSAVVDRVAEKREAIGGIGTFTTRVRLTTTYETETYSGELETTAPVVVTRRAYWLDGSLAANRTESRTVRRQVEGSPDTGTAAGLAGAGLLAVLLAGATGLVYVRDPDLDAMETELARTRYDEWISRGEIPTKAEKQYIRIDTLEDLVDIAIDSGKRVIYDEGYDAYGVVDADIVYYYTPGENDFADWLGV
- a CDS encoding signal peptidase I, which codes for MTLRERAADVGTVLVVVLVVVLLFGQLLGQPVLLGYVTTGSMEPALSPGDGFVAVPSVVAGDPAPGDVVVFRAEEVQGGGLTTHRVVDETPEGYVTKGDANPFTDQDGGEPPVTEDRIVAHAFQFGGSVVAIPFLGDAVGGLQALVAVPFSIFGAGSSGTVLVFAGIALFVLAGALGEGRQTDRSRDRANVLRAWTVVLFVAVVLTGAATAGMVLPSGTHDVEFAVAEDPGEDPQVARPGGTASLSYEVHNGGAMPVLVMTDPLASGTTTDPNRATLGFDQRTSVTVRMDAPRREGTYTRPVRESRYLLVLPPGLLAALHRVDPLLALLAVDTVVAGFVVTGGVAIFGTGYFRMRATPNVPLSVRARRRWRQFRR